The Actinomycetota bacterium genome contains the following window.
CAACGAACGTCGTCCGGCCCCGTGGCGCGCTGTACCAGTCGATGACGAAGCCCTGAGGCGTCTGGTGCACGCGCACGGCGCGGAAGCACTCCCAGGAGTCGCTATGGCCCGAGGGGCCGTAGGCCACCGAGTGCACCAGTGGTGCGTCAATGGGGCGGTCGATGCTGACTTCGGACCACTTGCCGCCTGAGAGGCGCCAGGCGCGCGCAGGGTGAGTCTTCATCGGGAGATCCTTTCTGTCGGACGGAACGAACAAGGTCGAGCCGCTCGCGCGCGCGCTCACGAGGCCGCCCGTTGGCGGGCCGCGATCGCCGAGCGAATCGTTCGGGATGCTTCAGCGGCAGGAAGGCCGCAAGCGGCGGCGGCGCTCATCAATGCGCCGAGGATCTGTTCGGTCGATAGGTGTTCGCCGATCAGGCGCGCGAGCGAGAAGGCCGCCGCGTTGAGGGTCTCGTTTCGGGCACCCTGAGACGCCGAGGCCACGGTGTCCGCCTCACGCTCGACTGCCGCGCGCACGTAGGAATCTCGAACGTCTACCGACGGCGCAGAAAGCGTCAGACGCCGGGCCGGAACAAGCAAGCGATGAAGCCATGCGGGCAAGGGCCCGACCGCGGCGCCTTCGTTCCACCACCCGTAAGCGGTGCCGCTGGGATGAATGCTCGGCGAACCGATGACGTATCCACCGACCCCGCGAGTGTCGATTCCGCGTGCGATCTTCGAGGCGGTGTTCCCGAGATCGCCGGGGTTGCGAAAGAACGCTTGCCAGCCACCGCCGCCCGTTCGCTGCCATAGCGTGTCGCTCGGGAGCGGGCCGTGTCGCTGTTGTAGTTCTAGCGCCGAGGCCTCGCCTTCGGCGCCGTCGAGATCAAGAACGAGTAGACCGGAGGGACCGCAAGATATCCCGATGTTGGCGGTGCGCGCGCCAGTCCACCAGCGGGAAATCTGCTCGGGGTCCTGGGACGCATCAAGTAGGCCGTGAGGCACGAGACGCCCTAAGGGACGCTTGCCGCAAGGCTCGCACGGAAACACCGACCAGCCGCGCGCGGCGTAGGCGAGGGCCGCGGAGAGGGGGCTCATTCGCTCTGCTCGACGAAAGGGCCGAAGGCATCGGCAAGCGTCTCCTGAGGGGTTTTCGGTCCCCGGACGGGGGTGTCACAGGGTGTCACAGCGTCACAATCCCTGGTCAAGCCTGTGACACTTTCGCCCCGTGTGACGGTCTGGACCGTCACAGCGCCTGAGGGTGTCACCGGCCCGACCTGCGAATGTGACGGCGTGACGGTCTGTGACGGGGGGACGGCGGGAAGATACCGCGCGAAAACGTCCGCGAGGTCCGAGAGTCGATACCCGCGCACCTGTGGACCGCTGGCGCCGCCGGGGCGCAGGGGTAAAGGAGACACCCCGTACGGCCGAAGGCGGTGGGCGAGCTTGGCCGCCGTGAAGTCGAAGGCGCCCCAGGGCGACTCGGACAGGGCGCGAAGATGATCGACCAGGGCCGCGCTCGACGCCTCGGTCGTCCCGAGGTCGCCAAAGATCGTGCGGAGATCGGCGAGTAGTCGAAGCCCGAGCGAGAGTTCGCTCGCCGCTGCGTCGGCCTCGTTCGCGAGAAACACCGCCGCGGTGCGGGCGCGGTCAGGCCACGCGCCGCCCGCGAGGTCCGCAACGGCGATGAGTGGCTCCCAAGCATCGGCCGCCCGATCTTCGAGGGGCAGCAGCGGGTCGGCATCACGGAGGGCATCGAGGTTCGCCTCGATCCAGGCCGCGAGGCGATCGCGGAGAGCGTGGAGAGGTGGCTTGTCACGACGCGCGCGAAACGGATCGACTCGTTCGCCGGGCGAACGGCGGCGCATCCGGACAATTACCGAGCGGTCGAGGATCGTGTCCGGCAAGTCGCCGATCGCGGCGAGGGCTGCCATCGCGAAAGTGGGAAAGGGGGTCGGAACCTGCTTCGCCCCGATGCAGCGAAGCGAAGGCCGGTCGCGACCAAAACCGGCGTTCAGCAAGCCGCGCAGGTCTTGGACTCCGGCGTCGTCGGCCCGCTTGCCGAAGATCGAGTCGGCCTCGTCGAGCAGCAACGTCGGCGGGTCGTCCTCGTCGATGCTGCGAAAGATCGCCGCGGTTGAGGCGTTCGCCGAGATCAACGGCGCGCGCGACAAGACCGCGAGGATGTCGAGCAAGCGAGTTTTGCCGCAGCGTTTTTCCGGCGAGAGCACGGCAAGGCGGGTCGCGTGGGTCGCGACTCGTTGGGCGTGGGTCGCGGCGATCCAGAGCGGAACCGCGATGCTCGCGGCCTCGGACGGCAAGACGACGAATCGACCGATCGCGGCGCGAACGTCGTCGAGAATCTTGGCGTCGCCTTGGTCGGC
Protein-coding sequences here:
- a CDS encoding DUF3631 domain-containing protein, coding for MYPTQPTETPPPAPPIVARADQGDAKILDDVRAAIGRFVVLPSEAASIAVPLWIAATHAQRVATHATRLAVLSPEKRCGKTRLLDILAVLSRAPLISANASTAAIFRSIDEDDPPTLLLDEADSIFGKRADDAGVQDLRGLLNAGFGRDRPSLRCIGAKQVPTPFPTFAMAALAAIGDLPDTILDRSVIVRMRRRSPGERVDPFRARRDKPPLHALRDRLAAWIEANLDALRDADPLLPLEDRAADAWEPLIAVADLAGGAWPDRARTAAVFLANEADAAASELSLGLRLLADLRTIFGDLGTTEASSAALVDHLRALSESPWGAFDFTAAKLAHRLRPYGVSPLPLRPGGASGPQVRGYRLSDLADVFARYLPAVPPSQTVTPSHSQVGPVTPSGAVTVQTVTRGESVTGLTRDCDAVTPCDTPVRGPKTPQETLADAFGPFVEQSE
- a CDS encoding bifunctional DNA primase/polymerase; translated protein: MSPLSAALAYAARGWSVFPCEPCGKRPLGRLVPHGLLDASQDPEQISRWWTGARTANIGISCGPSGLLVLDLDGAEGEASALELQQRHGPLPSDTLWQRTGGGGWQAFFRNPGDLGNTASKIARGIDTRGVGGYVIGSPSIHPSGTAYGWWNEGAAVGPLPAWLHRLLVPARRLTLSAPSVDVRDSYVRAAVEREADTVASASQGARNETLNAAAFSLARLIGEHLSTEQILGALMSAAAACGLPAAEASRTIRSAIAARQRAAS